One window of the Shewanella cyperi genome contains the following:
- the ispE gene encoding 4-(cytidine 5'-diphospho)-2-C-methyl-D-erythritol kinase, whose product MANAPSLAWPAPAKLNLFLHITGRRADGYHELQTLFQFIDHCDWLDFKPTTKDELKLHSNMGPVVADSDNLILKAAKSLKLHTGYPGGAEIWLDKRLPMGGGLGGGSSDAATTLVALNELWQTGLSKQELMALGLKLGADVPVFINGVTAFAEGVGEKLQAVTVPEPWYLVLVPDVHVSTAEIFQHPELVRDTPKLDQGSLLAGQWHNDCQALVQAKYPQVANALSWLLEYAPSRMTGTGACVFGEFATQQAALEALALKPDNLQGFVAKGLNRSPLELRRVQL is encoded by the coding sequence ATGGCTAATGCTCCCTCACTGGCCTGGCCGGCCCCGGCCAAGCTCAACCTGTTTTTGCATATCACCGGCCGCCGCGCCGATGGTTATCACGAGTTGCAAACCCTGTTTCAATTCATCGATCACTGTGACTGGCTGGACTTTAAGCCGACCACCAAGGATGAGCTAAAGCTGCACAGCAACATGGGCCCGGTTGTTGCGGACAGCGATAACTTAATTCTCAAAGCCGCAAAATCACTCAAGCTCCATACGGGTTATCCAGGCGGCGCCGAGATCTGGCTCGATAAACGCCTGCCCATGGGCGGCGGACTGGGTGGTGGCTCTTCCGATGCCGCCACGACCCTGGTGGCCCTCAATGAACTGTGGCAAACCGGGCTCAGCAAGCAGGAGCTGATGGCGCTGGGCTTGAAACTCGGCGCGGATGTGCCTGTTTTTATTAATGGAGTGACCGCCTTTGCCGAAGGCGTGGGGGAAAAGTTGCAGGCCGTGACTGTGCCCGAGCCCTGGTATCTGGTGCTGGTGCCGGATGTGCATGTTTCAACGGCCGAAATCTTCCAACACCCTGAGCTGGTGCGTGATACGCCCAAGTTGGACCAAGGCAGTCTCCTCGCCGGCCAATGGCATAACGACTGCCAGGCGCTGGTGCAAGCCAAATACCCCCAAGTTGCCAATGCCTTGAGCTGGCTGCTAGAATATGCGCCGTCCAGAATGACCGGAACCGGTGCATGCGTGTTCGGGGAGTTCGCTACGCAGCAAGCCGCGCTCGAGGCGCTGGCCCTTAAGCCTGATAACTTGCAAGGCTTTGTTGCAAAAGGACTAAATCGTTCGCCCTTGGAGTTGAGACGCGTTCAACTCTGA
- a CDS encoding ribose-phosphate pyrophosphokinase has product MPDIKLFAGNATPSLAKKIADRLFCKLGEAEVGRFSDGEISVQINENVRGADVFIIQSTCAPTNDNLMELIVMVDALRRASAGRITAVIPYFGYARQDRRVRSARVPITAKVVADFLSSVGVDRVLTCDLHAEQIQGFFDVPVDNVFGSPVLLEDMIAKKLDNPVVVSPDIGGVVRARAVAKLLNDSDLAIIDKRRPQANVAQVMHIIGDVQGRDCIIVDDMIDTGGTLCKAAEALKEHGANRVFAYATHPVFSGKAAENIKNSVIDEVIVTDTVPLSEEMLQVGKVTQLTMSAVLAEAIRRVSNEESISAMFQH; this is encoded by the coding sequence GTGCCCGACATCAAGCTCTTTGCTGGGAATGCTACCCCCAGTCTCGCAAAAAAGATTGCCGACCGTTTATTTTGCAAACTTGGAGAGGCTGAGGTAGGCCGTTTCAGCGACGGTGAAATCAGTGTCCAGATCAATGAAAACGTACGGGGAGCCGATGTCTTTATCATCCAATCCACCTGTGCGCCAACCAATGACAACCTGATGGAACTCATAGTGATGGTCGATGCCCTGCGTCGTGCCTCCGCCGGCCGTATCACCGCCGTGATCCCCTACTTCGGCTATGCCCGTCAGGATCGCCGTGTACGCAGCGCCCGTGTGCCTATCACTGCCAAAGTGGTTGCCGACTTCCTCTCCAGCGTGGGTGTTGACCGGGTACTGACCTGTGACCTGCACGCCGAGCAAATCCAGGGCTTCTTCGACGTACCGGTGGACAACGTGTTCGGCAGCCCAGTACTGCTGGAAGACATGATTGCCAAGAAACTGGACAACCCTGTAGTGGTATCTCCGGACATCGGCGGTGTGGTTCGCGCCCGCGCCGTGGCCAAGCTGCTGAACGATTCCGATCTGGCCATCATCGACAAGCGTCGCCCACAGGCCAACGTTGCCCAGGTTATGCACATCATAGGTGACGTACAAGGCCGTGACTGCATCATAGTCGACGACATGATCGACACAGGTGGCACCCTGTGCAAGGCCGCCGAAGCCCTGAAAGAGCACGGCGCCAACCGCGTATTCGCCTACGCCACTCACCCCGTGTTCTCCGGCAAGGCCGCCGAGAACATCAAGAACTCAGTTATCGACGAAGTCATAGTGACCGACACTGTGCCTTTGAGCGAAGAAATGCTGCAGGTGGGCAAGGTGACCCAGCTGACCATGTCAGCGGTACTGGCCGAAGCCATCCGCCGCGTCAGCAACGAAGAATCCATCTCCGCCATGTTCCAGCATTAA
- the ychF gene encoding redox-regulated ATPase YchF, which translates to MGFKCGIVGLPNVGKSTLFNALTQAGIEAANFPFCTIEPNTGVVPVPDPRLDALAEIVKPERVLPTTMEFVDIAGLVAGASKGEGLGNKFLANIRETDAIGHVVRCFENDNIVHVANKVDPAGDIEVINTELALADLDSVERAILRQQKRAKGGDKDAKFEVEVLEKLRPVLDEGKMLRTLELSKEELEAVAYLNLLTLKPTMYIANVAEDGFENNPHLDTVRAIAAAEHAVVVPVCAAIESELAEMDPEDRDEFMAELGLEEPGLDRVIRAGYELLNLQTYFTAGVKEVRAWTVEVGASAPQAAGKIHTDFERGFIRAQVISYNDFISYRGEAGAKEAGKLRVEGKTYVVKDGDVMHFLFNV; encoded by the coding sequence ATGGGTTTTAAATGCGGGATTGTGGGTCTGCCAAACGTCGGTAAATCAACGCTGTTCAATGCTCTGACTCAGGCGGGCATTGAAGCGGCCAACTTTCCGTTCTGTACCATCGAGCCCAACACCGGCGTGGTACCTGTGCCGGATCCGCGTCTCGACGCCCTGGCCGAAATAGTCAAACCCGAGCGCGTGTTGCCGACCACCATGGAGTTTGTCGACATCGCCGGCCTGGTGGCCGGTGCCTCCAAGGGTGAAGGTCTGGGTAACAAGTTCCTGGCCAACATTCGTGAAACCGATGCCATTGGGCACGTGGTGCGCTGCTTTGAAAACGACAACATAGTGCACGTGGCCAACAAGGTCGATCCTGCCGGCGATATCGAAGTGATCAACACCGAGCTGGCCCTGGCGGATCTGGACAGCGTCGAGCGCGCCATACTGCGTCAGCAAAAACGCGCCAAGGGCGGTGACAAGGATGCCAAGTTCGAAGTCGAGGTGCTGGAAAAGCTGCGCCCCGTGCTGGATGAAGGCAAGATGCTGCGCACCCTGGAGCTGTCGAAGGAAGAGCTGGAGGCCGTGGCCTACCTGAACCTGCTGACCCTCAAGCCCACAATGTACATTGCCAACGTGGCCGAAGATGGTTTCGAGAACAACCCGCACCTGGATACAGTGCGTGCCATTGCCGCAGCCGAACATGCCGTGGTGGTGCCCGTGTGTGCCGCCATCGAATCCGAGCTGGCCGAGATGGATCCTGAAGACCGCGACGAGTTCATGGCCGAACTGGGCCTGGAAGAGCCTGGCCTGGATCGCGTGATCCGCGCCGGTTACGAGCTGCTGAACCTGCAGACCTATTTCACCGCCGGGGTGAAGGAAGTGCGCGCCTGGACAGTGGAAGTGGGTGCCAGTGCGCCTCAGGCCGCCGGTAAAATTCACACCGACTTCGAGCGTGGCTTTATCCGTGCCCAGGTGATTTCCTACAACGATTTCATCTCTTATCGTGGTGAGGCCGGTGCCAAGGAAGCCGGTAAACTGCGGGTGGAAGGCAAGACCTACGTGGTCAAAGACGGCGACGTGATGCACTTCCTGTTTAACGTCTAA
- the pth gene encoding aminoacyl-tRNA hydrolase — MSEIKLIVGLANPGAEYAQTRHNAGAWYVEELARIAGVNLVPDSKYFGLTARAMLCGKDVRLLIPSTFMNLSGKSVAALANFFRIEPEEILVAHDELDMDPGVAKFKLGGGHGGHNGLKDIIARLANNKNFYRLRIGIGHPGDKTKVSGYVLGKAPAAEQEKINAAIDEAVRSTEVLFKQDMLKAMHRLHSFKAE, encoded by the coding sequence ATGAGTGAGATTAAACTGATCGTCGGCCTGGCCAATCCGGGCGCCGAATACGCCCAGACCCGTCACAATGCCGGGGCCTGGTATGTCGAGGAACTGGCGAGAATCGCGGGTGTGAACCTGGTGCCCGACAGCAAATACTTTGGGCTCACTGCCAGGGCCATGCTGTGTGGCAAGGATGTACGCTTGCTGATCCCCAGCACCTTTATGAACCTCAGCGGCAAATCCGTGGCGGCCCTGGCCAATTTCTTCCGGATTGAACCGGAAGAAATACTGGTGGCCCACGATGAGCTGGACATGGATCCCGGGGTGGCCAAGTTTAAGCTGGGCGGTGGTCACGGTGGCCACAATGGCCTCAAGGACATCATTGCCCGCCTGGCTAACAACAAGAATTTTTATCGCCTGCGGATAGGCATAGGTCATCCGGGCGACAAGACCAAGGTCAGCGGCTATGTGCTCGGCAAGGCACCTGCCGCCGAGCAGGAAAAGATTAACGCCGCCATAGACGAAGCCGTGCGCTCAACCGAGGTGCTGTTCAAGCAGGACATGCTCAAGGCGATGCACAGATTGCACAGCTTCAAGGCCGAATAA